Within Legionella birminghamensis, the genomic segment TTAAATGTAGTCCGCCAGATTAGAGAGCAAAGTCCTATTATCCGTGACTTGCTTGATAAGGGACAGGTGGGCATAGTAGCAGGCGTGCACGATATTAAAACCGGCAAAGTTACATTCTTTGAAGAAGAGCGGATGTTAGGATCCTAATCCGTCCGCTGCACTCCCGGTTGCCTGCAACCGGGAAAAATCAGCAATGCACCTGTTCAAAATAAGGGAGCTTAAACTGACAGCCCTTAATCAATAAATGAACTTTCAGATTAAGTACGAATTCATTACTGAGTGTCTTGTTAATATTGTAATCTGTTTTATGCAGACCCCGGCCGTCAATGATAGTTAATGTCCCGCCACCATAACAGCTGGCATGATTACCATTTTCAACAAGCAAGGCGGCATTCTCCTCAATGCCATATCCAATATGGTTTGGGAAGCGCTTAACCGCATGTGCCAGGCGGGCAAATCGTCCTCTCTGAATAAAATGTGTATCAATGATAGAGTCTGACAATAACCCAATAGCGGGTTTCATTTTTAGATGATCGTCAACCTGCGAGGCTTCATTTCCCCCCTCACAAATCATTTGATCGGCAAGAATCATTGCGCCGGCACTGGTGCCTGCGAGAATTAGTTTGTCTTCTCGATAGCGGCTGCTGATAATTTGAATAAACTCTTTGCTCAGCAAATCCAGTACTTCCTCCTGATTGCCTCCGGTGAAAAAAATTGCATCGGCATTCTCAAGACGTTCGTTATATTTGTCAG encodes:
- a CDS encoding cyanophycinase gives rise to the protein MTIGKLMFIGGAEAQKIDDSKNSEKYRFELLEELFSDLRVEKIEIITTPTDEFERMRKKYSTVFDKITGVRPQFIVLEKNMPDKYNERLENADAIFFTGGNQEEVLDLLSKEFIQIISSRYREDKLILAGTSAGAMILADQMICEGGNEASQVDDHLKMKPAIGLLSDSIIDTHFIQRGRFARLAHAVKRFPNHIGYGIEENAALLVENGNHASCYGGGTLTIIDGRGLHKTDYNINKTLSNEFVLNLKVHLLIKGCQFKLPYFEQVHC